CTGTATTAATATTCGGTACTAAAGTATTTCCTCCACTTATAATTGAATGAAAAACAACTTCTTTGTTAAATCTTGGACTAAAAGGGGTATTAGAAGAAGCTGGAATCGTATTATAATCCATCAATTGATTATCAAGCTGTAATGCAGAGGTTGCTGAACTTAGAGCATCTGTATAATTTTCCATAGACAAATAAGTGCGTGCCAGCATCGCGTATGCTGCTGCTTTATTTGGCCGGGTGGCAATGCTTGAAGTGGACGGTAAAAGATTAACTGCATCCTTTAGATCCTGAATTATTCTGTCATAGGTCTGTTTGACAGTACCTCGCACAGATACTTCAACTATATCAGTAGTCATTCTCAAAGGAATCCCCATATCCTGGTCAGCACTTGCTGCAGAATAAGGTTTCGCATATAATTGAGCAACATTCCAAAAAGCATATGCCCTGAAAAATAGAGCCGCTCCTTTTAAATTATTTAAGGTGCCTGGATCTGTTGAACCTCCTTGTAATTTTTGAACAGTTTCTAAAACCAGATTTGACTGAAAGACTACTTGATAGGGATTCTGCCATTGAGCTCCTGCTTTGGCCCGCCTGGCACCAGCCGACCATATATATAAATCACGATCTTCAGAATTAACAAGACTAGTATAACTAGAAGATGGTAAATAATAATCATCCGCAGAAAGCTCTCCATCACTTGGATATCCTGTATTCATCAATCCATAATTATCCAACAGCAATTGACAATCTTCAGCCGTTTCAGCAAAGCGCTGTGATGTAGTTGGTGGTACATCAAGATATTTTTTACAGGAACCCAGCATTAAACTGAACACAATGATCAATAACAAAAATTTATAGATTTTCATTTTTTTAATTTTAAAAATTAGCACTCAGACCAAGACTATAAGTTCTAGGTATTGGATAATCATAAATATCCGGATCAAGACCTAACTTATTCGCTCTCCAGATTACACCTAAGTTGGAAACATTGGCATAAATTCTTGGATTTTTAATTACCCAATTCTTCTTATTTATTGTGTAGGATAGATTAATTTCCTGTAACCTGATGTGATCACCTTTCAGGATATTGATATCTGATAATTGATAAAATCCGTCTCTTGCCTGACTAATCGGAAAGGTAAGTGAAGGCACATTTGTATTTTTTTCATCACCAGGTTTTTGCCACCGGTTCGTATATTCAGCTCCTTGTAATCTATTATCACTATATAATAAGCTATACTGAACTATATCTGAAATTGGTCTTCTAAACCAGTAGCCCAGTTTATATTGCAAGTTGGCTGAAAGGGAAAAATTCCCATAACTGAATGTATTTCGAAAAGATCCATAATAAACAGGAACTAATGAGCCAAAATAATGCAGACTACTAGTTGGTAGTGCTTTAATGGCGTTAAATGCATCAGAGCCAGCAGAAGTATTATCTATAGTTACTATATTTCCATTTAAATATCCTCGGGGGTCACCAGTTTGAGGATCCAGCCCAGCCCACTTATAAGCAAATGCACGGGATAGATCAGCTCCTTCTGTAACAGCGAAAGGGTTAGACATTATATCACCGGCATTATAATTTATTGGAGAATATAACTTAGTAACCTTTACCTTATTATAACTAAACAAAAAATTACTGTTCCAACGGAATTTTCCAGATTCAATATTCAAAGAATTCAAAGTAAAATCTACTCCATGGCCGTACAAATTTCCTGAATTTGTAGTCAATTCGCTAAAGCCAGTACTTGGATCTATAGAATTGCTTGTTAAGAGATCTTTAGTTCTTTTTTGATAGTACTCAACATTTCCAGATAAACGCCCGCCCTTTATACTAAAATCCAAACCCAAATTTATTATGCCGGTTTTTTCTGGTCTGAAATTAGAATTAGAAGCGTTAAATGCGTTTGCAAAGGCAAGAAAATTGCCATCAAAAACCTGACTAGCTGGCGTATATTGTAAAACCGGCAAACCTGATGCCGCAGGATTTACATTTCCATTATATCCAAAAGTAGCCCGTAATTTAAGCAAAGGGATCAGGGAGAAATTATAGAATTTCTCATTATTTATATTCCAGGCAGCACCTACAGAATAAAAGGGAGTTCCACCATTATTTCCCAAAGAACTAAATACATTAGACAAATCCCTGCGAAAACTTGCAGAAAGAGTATATCTATTATCATAAGTATAGGCTGCATTAGTGAAATAACTGATTGTTCTGCCTCTATCCTCTTGTAAATTGAATGGTGGAGCAGGAAGCTTACTGGTTCCAGCTCCAGTAAAAGGATTGCCAAACAATAGTAAATAAGAGTAATCATAATTCAGGTTTCTCGATACAGACAGATTTGTAGGATCATAGCCCAAATAACCGTCACTTTTTAAAAGGCTATAACTCTTAAAAACATCAATTCCCGCAATTGCTGAAATATTATGTTTTTCGTTCCACGTTTTATTGAAGTTTAATTGCCCCCTTAAAGTCTGATTATTAGATTTTGTAGTAGTTTCAGTATATTGTCCTCCTAATGGCAGATGCCTTACATATGGATCTATTGGTAAAAAAGTATATAAATCGTAAGCATTCAACGGCGTAGTCAACAAGTTAATTTGATCGCGCATATACCATGAGTCCTGAGTCTCCAGATCATTAGCTTCACCATATCCTACATTATAGTTATAAGTTAGATTGGCTGAGAATCCAGGAAGTATTTGATAAGTTGCTCCAAAATTGATATTTATATTTTGTAATTTACTTTTGTTATATCCATCATTAATATCTTTTAAGGGTCTATATTGATAGTCCAATAAATGATCTCCATAAGTTGAGGATAATAGATTAAGAAATTGCGGAGTATAGGCTCTACTGACAACCAACGGATTACCATTATCATCAGCTAACTTAGTATATGGATAAATTGAGCCACCTGCTGAATTAACTCCCCCTGAAAAGGAATCATATCCTGACTGAGCGCTCGTATTGGTCTGACTATAAACAACATTTGCATTCAATTCCAATTTGGATAAAGGTTTCACTGAAACTGCATAGTTTAATCCTTCACGATTTAAACCAGATTTCACCGTATTGTTTAAAGTTTTATCATAATTGGCAGAAAAACGTTGTGATATTTTTTCACTTCCACCCGAAACTGCTAATGAATAAGATTGTCTGGCAGAATTTCGGAAAAAATACTTACTAAGGTCATTGCGCACATCATTGCCCCGCAGTGCATCCAGTTGAGCATTTGCTTGTGCAGCTGTAATTTGTCCTCTTCTCTCCTGATTTGCAATATCAGCGACAGGAGAAACTGCTGTTTGAGCAGCATTAACCTGAGGATCTGGCATATAAGTAGATTGATCATTAGGATTATAAGGGCCGGGATAATCGCGATTATATTTAGCGACTTGTGCATCAATATAATCAGATACACTCATCGTCTTTTTATAGAAAAGATTAGGTTTTTCCGTTATATTTAAATTCGCATTAAATGAAATTTGCAGCGGATTTTGATAGCTTCCTTTCTTGGTCTTTACTACAATAACTCCATTAGCAGCTCTTGATCCCCAAATGGAAGCCGCTGCAGCATCCTTTAAAATAGTAACACTTTCTACGTCATTTGGATTTACCTGATCAATAGAATAAGGACTGGCAATACCATCAATCACAACTAAAACTCTACCGCTATTATTGTCTGATCCTGCAAGAGCCCCAGTTAGCGTGTTTTTCCCACGAATGGTTAAGTTCGTTAATGGAGATCTGAAAGTTGCAAAGGTACTACTTGCTGAATTAGTTGGATTCAGGTCATTTCTAAAATCCATACTAGTTGTAATACCTTCCAAACGTTTGAGCAGGTTCGGGTCAGTGCTATGCTGTAACTGCTCTTTACTAATTACTTCAAAAACACCTGTTGCCCGTTCTTTAGGAATGTCCTGATAACCGTTACTGGCAATCTTAACTTCACCTAATTCAATACTAGCCTGCGGATTCATTTTCACAGTAATTATTTCTCCCGGGTTTGCACCAACTAAAGAAACTTCCTTTGTAATATATCCTAAATAAGAGATGATAAGGACACTTTTTGTAGTACCATATCTTTCAAAATATCCGCTTTCAGTAGAAATAGAACTTTTATGACCTCCTTTAAGATGTATACTAGCACCAGGTAAAGGTTTACCATGTTCGTCCAGAACCCTGCCTTTAAATACAATCGAGTCCTGAACCAATGTTTTTACAGGATAAATAACAGCCAGCTGCTGTTTAATCACAACACTGTTATCTTCAATTGCAAAAGTTACATTTTGGCCAGCAAGGCACTGAGTCATGACTTCTTTTAAGTCAGTTTTATTGAAATTCGCACTAATTATTCTGTTTTCATTTAGCTTTTCAGACTGCCACAGTACATCGTACCCGGTTTGTCTTTTGATTTCTTTAAAAAGCTGTGTGATTTTTATTTTGTTTTGGTTCAGGGTTATTTTCTGTCCATATGTAGCGCCAGACACTTGCATCATACCCACAAAAAACAAAATAATCATCAGTCGCATTACTAATAAAAATTTATTCAGGCTACCCATCAGGCACCCCGAAAGTTTAGTATAATAATTCATACCTTTATCTGCTTGGTTTTTTTTTGCAAAGAGAAATATCTTCCAGGGTAACCTCTCTGCATTAGTAATAGGTTGCTTAAATCTTATTATAAACCAAATAGTTAGGGGTGTTTCCGCACCCCTGACTTATTTGATTTTCATTTGAGTAGCGTTTCATTGCATAACTATAATCCTCCTCCCCACTATCTTAAAGTGAATTGACTCCGTTAATTCCAGCTTTCTCAATACTTTTGAAACATCGCTGTATTTTGACAGTGTTCCACTAAACAACAGCTTGTCCAATTTCTCTCCCTGCGGATTTTCGATTTCTACATCATACCATCTCGACACCTTTCTTAAAATACTTGCAATTCCTTCTTTCTCGAACATGAAATATCCATTTTTCCAGGCGACAGCTTCATCAGGATCGATGTTCTTCACTTTAATACCCGTCTTGTTAATATCATCACTATTGATGAGCGATTGTTGTCCGGGTTTGATAATTTTATAGGTATTTGTAAAAGGACTGATTACTTTAACACTTCCTTCGAGTAAAGTAGTACTGACAACAGGCTCGTTAGTATAAGCATTGATATTAAAGTGTGTGCCTAACACTTCTACAACCTGTTTGCTTGAAGAAACTAAAAAAGGTTTACCTGCATTTTTAGCAACTTCAAAGTAGGCTTCTCCAACCAATTCAACCTTACGATCACCCCGGCCAAAAGTAGAAGGATAGCGTAAAGAAGATGCTGCATTAAGCCATACCTTTGTTCCATCAGATAGAATCAATTGAAACTGTCCACCTTTAGGAGTTTCTATGGTATTATATGCGATTTCTTTAGCCATTGAAGAAACAGACTGATAAACTAACTGGCTATCTCTGTTTTTAGTAATAACAGCACCCGATTGATTAGCAACTTCTCCATTTTTAACATCAGTTAACGATATCTTCGATCCATTGGCCAAAGTCAAAACAGCTTTATTTCCACCAGGTGTAATTTTACTGGTCAATTGCGAAATAACAGGCTTAACCTGATTTCTCTGGTATATATAAAGACTCATTGGAATCACGAAAGCAGCTGCCGCAGCCATGTATAAGTATTTCGAAAATGAACGTGCAGTCTCCATCTTACCAGAGGAAATTCTAGTTTTTTTTTCGATTTCATTATTAATCTTCCAAAGCATACGGTCATGGATACTTTGTATCTCTTCGCTATCCATAGATTCGAAAATATCTTCCGAATCTAAGAAGAGATCAAAATATTGTTCAACAAATAGTAATTGCGTTTCGTCAGCAGTACCTTCTAAATATGCTTTAACTGCTTTTAAAAATTCGTCTTTAACTTTTTTTGAGTTCATTTAATTGGTATCCTTTATTATAACAGTATATAAAAACGGAGCAATCTCCCATGCCAGTTGAAAATATTTTTTTAATAGGCACAAGAAATTCTTTAAAAAGCGTTTTTTGGGACATTTGTCCCTCCGGATCTCTTGTATTCTTGCTTAAATTGTAAAAAAACCTGAATATGAATTTACCACTCGTTTCTTGCATCATGCCGACAGCAAACAGACAACATTTCATCCCTTACGCTATCGATTTTTTTCTGCATCAGGATTATCCAAATGTAGAGCTGGTTATTGTTGATGATAGTGAAGAGTCAATCGCTTCATTAATTCCTGATTATCCTTCCATTCGTTATATATACAATAATTCATTAGGAACCAGCCTTGGTAAGGTCAGAAATATCGCCTGTGAGAACGCTTTTGGAGAAATTATTGTTCATTGGGATGACGATGACTGGTATGCCCCTGATTGGGTAAGCCAACAAGTTAACACCTTGATTAATTCTGATGCAGACATTACCGGGTTATTTGATATTAATTTTTTTTCTGCCACTACAAATAAAAGGTGGATCTACAGAGATACCGAAAAAGGGAAACCATGGGTTTATGGTGGAACCTTAGCTTATTGGAAATCTTTTTGGCGCAAACAGCCCTTTCGTATCTTACAAGCCGGAGAAGACAATGATTTTATCTGGAATTCCACTGAAACCAAAATACACCCACATAACTACACTGATGGGTACATCGGTGTTATACACAAAAGTAATTCTGGCATCATGATGTATGAAGATCCCCGAAAAAAAATAAGTGTAGAAAAATGGATAAAAAAAATAGATGCTCCGGAAAAATGCGAAAAACACTCTATCCTTTCTATCAGTTCAGATCTACCACTTGTAAGCTGTATCATGCCAACAGCCAATCGTAAAGAATTTATTCCCGATGCAATAGCTAATTTTTTAAAACAAGATTATATGAATGCCGAGCTGGTTATTATTGACGATGGTAAAGAATCTGTAGCTAATTTAATTCCCGAAAATCCGCGCATCAGGTATTTCTACTTCGAGCCGCTCGGAAAAATAGGAATAAAACGTAATATGGCTTGTGAAATA
The sequence above is drawn from the Pedobacter cryoconitis genome and encodes:
- a CDS encoding FecR family protein; its protein translation is MNSKKVKDEFLKAVKAYLEGTADETQLLFVEQYFDLFLDSEDIFESMDSEEIQSIHDRMLWKINNEIEKKTRISSGKMETARSFSKYLYMAAAAAFVIPMSLYIYQRNQVKPVISQLTSKITPGGNKAVLTLANGSKISLTDVKNGEVANQSGAVITKNRDSQLVYQSVSSMAKEIAYNTIETPKGGQFQLILSDGTKVWLNAASSLRYPSTFGRGDRKVELVGEAYFEVAKNAGKPFLVSSSKQVVEVLGTHFNINAYTNEPVVSTTLLEGSVKVISPFTNTYKIIKPGQQSLINSDDINKTGIKVKNIDPDEAVAWKNGYFMFEKEGIASILRKVSRWYDVEIENPQGEKLDKLLFSGTLSKYSDVSKVLRKLELTESIHFKIVGRRIIVMQ
- a CDS encoding RagB/SusD family nutrient uptake outer membrane protein, yielding MKIYKFLLLIIVFSLMLGSCKKYLDVPPTTSQRFAETAEDCQLLLDNYGLMNTGYPSDGELSADDYYLPSSSYTSLVNSEDRDLYIWSAGARRAKAGAQWQNPYQVVFQSNLVLETVQKLQGGSTDPGTLNNLKGAALFFRAYAFWNVAQLYAKPYSAASADQDMGIPLRMTTDIVEVSVRGTVKQTYDRIIQDLKDAVNLLPSTSSIATRPNKAAAYAMLARTYLSMENYTDALSSATSALQLDNQLMDYNTIPASSNTPFSPRFNKEVVFHSIISGGNTLVPNINTARIDSNLVASYDPNDLRGTLFFKLIGIGPTYRFTGSYEGAFLSSNFFNGLAVDELYLTRAECYARTNKPNEAMTDLNTLLITRWKTNTYVNMTAVDAQDALRKVLKERRKELVMRAQRWTDLRRLNMDPNFSMPLKRILPGIGSYELAPNDLRYVLLIPDEVITNAGISQNPR
- a CDS encoding SusC/RagA family TonB-linked outer membrane protein; translation: MNYYTKLSGCLMGSLNKFLLVMRLMIILFFVGMMQVSGATYGQKITLNQNKIKITQLFKEIKRQTGYDVLWQSEKLNENRIISANFNKTDLKEVMTQCLAGQNVTFAIEDNSVVIKQQLAVIYPVKTLVQDSIVFKGRVLDEHGKPLPGASIHLKGGHKSSISTESGYFERYGTTKSVLIISYLGYITKEVSLVGANPGEIITVKMNPQASIELGEVKIASNGYQDIPKERATGVFEVISKEQLQHSTDPNLLKRLEGITTSMDFRNDLNPTNSASSTFATFRSPLTNLTIRGKNTLTGALAGSDNNSGRVLVVIDGIASPYSIDQVNPNDVESVTILKDAAAASIWGSRAANGVIVVKTKKGSYQNPLQISFNANLNITEKPNLFYKKTMSVSDYIDAQVAKYNRDYPGPYNPNDQSTYMPDPQVNAAQTAVSPVADIANQERRGQITAAQANAQLDALRGNDVRNDLSKYFFRNSARQSYSLAVSGGSEKISQRFSANYDKTLNNTVKSGLNREGLNYAVSVKPLSKLELNANVVYSQTNTSAQSGYDSFSGGVNSAGGSIYPYTKLADDNGNPLVVSRAYTPQFLNLLSSTYGDHLLDYQYRPLKDINDGYNKSKLQNININFGATYQILPGFSANLTYNYNVGYGEANDLETQDSWYMRDQINLLTTPLNAYDLYTFLPIDPYVRHLPLGGQYTETTTKSNNQTLRGQLNFNKTWNEKHNISAIAGIDVFKSYSLLKSDGYLGYDPTNLSVSRNLNYDYSYLLLFGNPFTGAGTSKLPAPPFNLQEDRGRTISYFTNAAYTYDNRYTLSASFRRDLSNVFSSLGNNGGTPFYSVGAAWNINNEKFYNFSLIPLLKLRATFGYNGNVNPAASGLPVLQYTPASQVFDGNFLAFANAFNASNSNFRPEKTGIINLGLDFSIKGGRLSGNVEYYQKRTKDLLTSNSIDPSTGFSELTTNSGNLYGHGVDFTLNSLNIESGKFRWNSNFLFSYNKVKVTKLYSPINYNAGDIMSNPFAVTEGADLSRAFAYKWAGLDPQTGDPRGYLNGNIVTIDNTSAGSDAFNAIKALPTSSLHYFGSLVPVYYGSFRNTFSYGNFSLSANLQYKLGYWFRRPISDIVQYSLLYSDNRLQGAEYTNRWQKPGDEKNTNVPSLTFPISQARDGFYQLSDINILKGDHIRLQEINLSYTINKKNWVIKNPRIYANVSNLGVIWRANKLGLDPDIYDYPIPRTYSLGLSANF
- a CDS encoding glycosyltransferase family 2 protein, producing the protein MNLPLVSCIMPTANRQHFIPYAIDFFLHQDYPNVELVIVDDSEESIASLIPDYPSIRYIYNNSLGTSLGKVRNIACENAFGEIIVHWDDDDWYAPDWVSQQVNTLINSDADITGLFDINFFSATTNKRWIYRDTEKGKPWVYGGTLAYWKSFWRKQPFRILQAGEDNDFIWNSTETKIHPHNYTDGYIGVIHKSNSGIMMYEDPRKKISVEKWIKKIDAPEKCEKHSILSISSDLPLVSCIMPTANRKEFIPDAIANFLKQDYMNAELVIIDDGKESVANLIPENPRIRYFYFEPLGKIGIKRNMACEIANGELITHWDDDDWYAQDWISHQVQALLNSDADICGINQVQFFAPTLNRYWMTKNSNSRFPWLTGASLIYRKSFWEQHPFKDLQIGEDDDYVRNSGAKVFAHDYFQGFIARLHLNNTSIKFFEEEEEQQKAN